TTTTTTGGCATTTTTGGCCCTGTATTCACTTTTGATGGAACCCATTGTAAGACTTTGTCATGTATATGAAGACTTAAATGAACTGCGTGAATCTCGAGCTCGGTTGACAGAAATTTATTCCTTACCTGGGGAAATTATCAGCCAACGTCCGTTTGGTGAATTGCCAAGGCTTTCTGGAAAAATTACCTTAGATCATATTAGTTTTCGTTATTCAGAAACAAGTCCCGATATACTTTCCGATATCAATTTGGAAATAGAAGCAGGTGAAAAGATTGCTATTGTGGGAAGGAGCGGATGTGGGAAGTCCACTTTAATGAGGATTATGATGGGAACACTAACACCGAGTAAAGGGAAAGTGTTTGTGGACTCATTTGATTTATCGACATTGGATCCAGAAGAAGTAAGGATTCAGTTTGGAGCAGTGGAACAACATCCAATTCTATTTTCAGGTACTATTGCTGAAAATTTATCTAAAAAAAATCCATCCCTAAATAAAGAATCTTTGTTGGCTGGAGCCAAGTTAGCTTCTGTTGATCATTTTGTCGAAAGGTTCCCGATGAAATACGAAACAAAGATTGGAGAATCGGGAATAGGTCTTTCCGGTGGGCAAAAACAGAGGTTAGCAATTGCAAGAGCTTTAGTAACCAATCCAAGTATTTTGTTTTTGGATGAACCAACCTCCGCATTAGATTCTGAAACAGAATCCCATATCCAATCCCAGTGGGAAACGGTATTTCAAGATAGAACTGTCATTCAAATCTCTCACAGACTTCACAGCACAGTCAGTGCAGATAAAATCATAGTGTTAGATGAGGGTCGGATTGTGGAGATGGGAACTCATGCTGAGTTGATTACGACAAAAGGTTTCTATTACCATTTGTTCCCAACACTAAGCGAAGGGGATAAAGATGTTTAAAAAATTTAAAAACATAAAAGAAACCGATTCTAATTGGGAATCAAGACATTCGGCTTCCTATTACGATGAGTTATTAAAACACCCTGCACCTAATTGGGAGAGAAAAGGAATTTATCTCATCACTGCATTTTTTATATGTTTTATATTGTTCTTAGTTTTTGGACGAGTGGATGTTGTTGTACAAGCATCAGGTTCGATAAGACCAAAAGGTAACTACCATATGGTGGAAGCTTTAGAAACGGGAACGCTAACAAATTTATACGTGAAATCTGGGGACTTTCTTAAAAAAGGAGATCCCATTATGGAATTAGAATTTTCTGAACAACAAATTGAATTATCAAAAGATACAAATAACCTAGATTATGAGGAAAAGAAATTACAACGATTGATTCGAAATAAAAAAGAAGCTGAGAAAATTTTAAAAAACTTAGCTTACAATCTAGAAAACAATTCAGGATCTCTTTTGTCGGGTGGTGTATTAAACAAATTCGTAAATTTAAAAAAAGCCTTTATGGATTTTCAAAATGGTGTTGGGGCAAAATTCATTTATGACCAAAGTTTATTAGAGTTCAACGAAGAGTTTGGAAACCTAAAAGACGAAATTCAAAGGGAAGAAAATGTGATTTCAAGTCTTAGGGGAGACACTAGGTTAAAACGAGAAAGAGTTGCTAATGCTATCATCAGAATGCCATTCTCCGGTATCATTGGAGAACTATCTGTTAATAACGTCGGCCAAAATATCATTCGAGGCCAGACAGTTGCATCCTTAATGGAAGATGGCCAACCTTTAGAAGCAATTGTCGAGGTAAGCAGTAAAGATATCGGTGCTGTTCGCATAGGTTTATCATCAGTAATCAAAGTAAAAGCATTTCACCAAAATGATTTTGGCGTTGTTGAAGGAACCGTTTCACAAATTATTCCCAATACAAAAGAAAAGGATTCATTTACAGTGATTCTAAATTTAGGAACACAAGATTTGAATCAAGACGGTAAAGAGTTCCAATTATTTCCGGGCCTAAAGGTCGTTGCCGATATCGTTATTGATAGAAAGAGTATCTACCGAATTTTATTCCGTTATGCGGATCCTAGGAATTAACATTGAAAAATGTAAAAGATATTCCTCGCGTTATCAGCGAAGATGAATTTTTATCTAAATTACCAACTAACGATTTAAAGAAGTTAATTCGTTTATTTGAATTTAGATCTTTGGTAGCAAATGATAGGATCGGAGGTAGTGATTCAGAGCCCACTCCAATGTTAATGGTGGAAACTGGCAGAATTCAGATTAAATTAAATATCAACGAAAAAGAATTATTAATTAAAACCATAACAGAAGGTTCTTTTTATGGAATGTCCGAATTCTCTTCCGATTCATTAAAAAAACAATTTTTTCAAGCAGAAGAAAATTCAAAAGTTCGTGTCTTAACACAGATACATTTTTTAAAATTCATTGAATCTGATAAAAATAGAAAAAAATTATGGAATGAATATACAGAAAACGTTCAACTTCGTGATGAATTAAGAATCCATCCTTACTTCAGAAAACTTTCAAATCCTGAAATCCAGGAATTATCAAAAGTACTAATCAAACGAAAAATATCTTCTGGCCAAATATTGATGAAAGAAGGAAACAGAAGTTCTTCTTTATTTTTTATCCGGTCCGGACGATTCAAAGTTACTAAATCAACTTGGCAAAAGGATTATTTTTCCTTTGTCGAGGCAGGTTCAGTATTAGGCGAGATGGGGGTATTGGAGAAAAAAGCAAGAAATGCCACTGTTACTGCTGTAGAAGAAAGTTATGTTTACGAACTTTCTTCCAAAGATGCAGAAAGTTTTTTTAAAAAATCAGAAAGTCTACTAATTACGATTCGTTCCATCATGAGTGAACGAAAACTAAATTTAGGTGATGGTTCGGAAGAAGATAAATTTGAAACATCAGCGCTTTATGAAGAAGATAAGTTTCATTTTTTACCCAAGTTAAATTTTTCGCCTCCACTTCGAAACCAATTACGATTTCCCTTTATGTTTCAAGATGGCAAATCACAATCTGGAGATGCATGTCGAAAAATGATATTTCGATACTGGGGATATTCGTTTGCCGATTATGATGCAGATTCAACATTTCCTGACTTTGATCCTGATATTCGTCCTAACAATTGGAAAAGTTGTTTTGGAGAAGGGAAAGGTGATTGTTATTTTGTAAATTGGAAAGAACATGAGATAGAATTAAATAACAATCCGGCCATTAACTTTTTTGAGAATTCCAGATATGTAATATTAAAGTCTCTTGGACAAAAGAAGGTTCTTATCATGGATCCAGAGTCTGGTGAAATGAATATTCCAAGAGAAGAGTGGGAAAAAAAATCTTCTGATGTAGTCATTTATTTTATTCCTAAAGTTAAACCTGAACAAAGATGGGAGTGGAAAAATAGATTTTTTTCTGGTCTCGCTGAATACTTTCTGCCGGCGTTTCAATACTTAAAAGCAGGTATTGTTGCTAGTTTTATCATCAAGGGTTTAGAAGTTTTTATTCCATTAGTAAACTTGTATTTGATTGATGCTGTTTTGTTACAAGAGAATAAAGAGTTTTTTCTGCCAGTTATTTTAACCGTTGTTTTACTCAGTTTTTCTCAATCGTTTCTCGGTTACTTTCGATCGAATGTTATTTTTTTTACGAGTAATCGAGTAAATCAAACTATTGCGATTCGTTTTTTAGTTAAATTGATTTCGTTGCCTATTTCCTTTTTTGAAAGAAATAGGAAAGGTGAAATTCTTAATCGTTGGGAGGAGATAGAATCAGTGATTTCGTTTTTCTCTGACCAAGGGGCAATGAAAATCTTTGACTTAATCTTTAGTTCTTTGGTATTTGTTATCTTTCTTTTTCTTTCTCCGCTGTTGCTATTAATCATTGGTTTTTTGATTCTGCCGGAAATGTTAATTCTTCGCGCACTCACGCCAAAGATCATAGAAGAAACTAAAAAAGAATCCTTAAAAAAATCCGAAACTTTAAGTTACTTTATCGAAACCATCCACGGATTTGAAACGATCAAAAATTTAGGTGCTACCTATTCACACCGTTGGGATTTTGAAAAAAGACTTACTACCCAATTAAATTCGGAAGGAAAAAAACTTTTTTATTCCAACTTACTCTTTGCGAACACAGATTTTTTTAAACAAATTACCGTTGCAATAGTAATGTTAGTTGGTAGTTTATTGATTTTGAAAGACCAAATGACACTTGGAACATTGTATGCTATCATTGGGCTCGTTGCTTACATACGTAATCCTATTGTTTCTTTGTATGACGATTTTTTGAAATTTCAAAAAGCCAATATGTCTTGGAACCGTTTACGGAGTTTTGAATCTTTAGATAGTGAAATTACCGATAGAGACAATTTGTTTAAAGTTGATTTGCCTGAAGTTAAAGGTAATATTGAGTTTAGAAACTTGAGTTTTTCTTATGATACTTTGAAACCTGATTCAGGAATTCGTAATCTAAAACTTAAAATCCAGGCAGGAAAAAAAATTGCTTTTGTGGGTCGGAGTGGAAGCGGAAAATCTACAATTTTAAAACTCATCCTTGGTTTGTATAAACCACAAGAAGGGGAAATTATAATTGATGATATCTCATTGGATGAAATATGGCTTCCTAGTTTGCGAACAAAAATTGGAGTGCTCTTTCAAGAGAATCCTTTAATTGTAGGAACAGTCAGAGAAAACATATCGATTACAAAACCAGAAGCAACACTCAGCGAAGTAGTGGAAGCGGCGAAACTTGCCTGTATTCATGATGATATCGTCAAACTTCCGCTCGGTTATGATACAGAGATCACCGAAAGAGGGTTTATTTTCTCTGGCGGGCAAAAACAAAGAGTATCGCTCGCTCGTTTGTTCCTCCAAAAACCAAATCTTTTATTATTGGATGAGCCGACAGCTTCTTTGGATAAGGAAACAGAGGCCCGAATTCTGTCTCATATCAATGCAGTTTTTGCAGATGCTACCATCATCACTGTGGCCCACAGATTAGATACTATCCGTAATTATGACCAAATATTTGTATTGGAGAGAGGAAAATTAGAGGGTAAAGGTTCGCATCGAGAACTACTTTCTAAAGGTGGAATTTACCAATTACTTCATTCAAAACAGGAAGCCATCCGATAATTTATGTAGTGGTCTGTTCTCGTAATTTCATTATTTCATTTTTTTTGTCGATTCTTCCGCTTATCAGTCTTTGGCCAGATGTAGTGGATTTTTATGACTTACCAAAATTAGTTGGTGAAAAGTCCTACGAGTTGAAATTAAAAGAGATGGAGATTGAACGAAAAAAAGTTGATATTGATTCAAAAAACTTGCGTTATTTGCCCTCAGTCAATTTAGAACATTCTCCTTTTTTTGAATCATTACGAGGGGATGGTTATAATAGAAAAGGTTGGAATACATCTTTAAATCTCAATTGGAATTTTCAAGATCAAGGAAATACCGTTCTTACCAATATGATATTAGAGTTGGAATACGAACGATTGTTATTGGAATATCGTGCACTTTATCAAAAAGAGTTATTTGATCAAGCATTTCAATATGCAGAAACTTTGAAACTTTTGGCATTTTATGACTATGATTTTTCAAATGAGTCGGATGCAGATAAACAATTCCAAACAGTACAAAAACTCTATAAACAAGGCATAGAATCTTATTTAGTGACGCAAAACTCTAAAGTAGATTACTTCTTTTACAGATACAATGTGATCAAATCCAGGTTAGATCAACAAAAAAGCCAGTCGATATTTAGAAGAAAGTTTTTATTGAAAGACGTAGCTCTAAAACAGATTCCAGAAA
The sequence above is drawn from the Leptospira sp. WS4.C2 genome and encodes:
- a CDS encoding ATP-binding cassette domain-containing protein; this encodes MKNVKDIPRVISEDEFLSKLPTNDLKKLIRLFEFRSLVANDRIGGSDSEPTPMLMVETGRIQIKLNINEKELLIKTITEGSFYGMSEFSSDSLKKQFFQAEENSKVRVLTQIHFLKFIESDKNRKKLWNEYTENVQLRDELRIHPYFRKLSNPEIQELSKVLIKRKISSGQILMKEGNRSSSLFFIRSGRFKVTKSTWQKDYFSFVEAGSVLGEMGVLEKKARNATVTAVEESYVYELSSKDAESFFKKSESLLITIRSIMSERKLNLGDGSEEDKFETSALYEEDKFHFLPKLNFSPPLRNQLRFPFMFQDGKSQSGDACRKMIFRYWGYSFADYDADSTFPDFDPDIRPNNWKSCFGEGKGDCYFVNWKEHEIELNNNPAINFFENSRYVILKSLGQKKVLIMDPESGEMNIPREEWEKKSSDVVIYFIPKVKPEQRWEWKNRFFSGLAEYFLPAFQYLKAGIVASFIIKGLEVFIPLVNLYLIDAVLLQENKEFFLPVILTVVLLSFSQSFLGYFRSNVIFFTSNRVNQTIAIRFLVKLISLPISFFERNRKGEILNRWEEIESVISFFSDQGAMKIFDLIFSSLVFVIFLFLSPLLLLIIGFLILPEMLILRALTPKIIEETKKESLKKSETLSYFIETIHGFETIKNLGATYSHRWDFEKRLTTQLNSEGKKLFYSNLLFANTDFFKQITVAIVMLVGSLLILKDQMTLGTLYAIIGLVAYIRNPIVSLYDDFLKFQKANMSWNRLRSFESLDSEITDRDNLFKVDLPEVKGNIEFRNLSFSYDTLKPDSGIRNLKLKIQAGKKIAFVGRSGSGKSTILKLILGLYKPQEGEIIIDDISLDEIWLPSLRTKIGVLFQENPLIVGTVRENISITKPEATLSEVVEAAKLACIHDDIVKLPLGYDTEITERGFIFSGGQKQRVSLARLFLQKPNLLLLDEPTASLDKETEARILSHINAVFADATIITVAHRLDTIRNYDQIFVLERGKLEGKGSHRELLSKGGIYQLLHSKQEAIR
- a CDS encoding HlyD family efflux transporter periplasmic adaptor subunit; the protein is MFKKFKNIKETDSNWESRHSASYYDELLKHPAPNWERKGIYLITAFFICFILFLVFGRVDVVVQASGSIRPKGNYHMVEALETGTLTNLYVKSGDFLKKGDPIMELEFSEQQIELSKDTNNLDYEEKKLQRLIRNKKEAEKILKNLAYNLENNSGSLLSGGVLNKFVNLKKAFMDFQNGVGAKFIYDQSLLEFNEEFGNLKDEIQREENVISSLRGDTRLKRERVANAIIRMPFSGIIGELSVNNVGQNIIRGQTVASLMEDGQPLEAIVEVSSKDIGAVRIGLSSVIKVKAFHQNDFGVVEGTVSQIIPNTKEKDSFTVILNLGTQDLNQDGKEFQLFPGLKVVADIVIDRKSIYRILFRYADPRN